In the genome of Bradyrhizobium ottawaense, the window GTTCCGCTGGAAGGGTGAGAACGTCGCGACCTCGGAGGTCAATGACGCAATGCGCGATTTCACCGGCGTGGTCGATGCCACCACCTACGGCGTCAGCGTCCCCGGCGCCGACGGCCGCGCCGGCATGAGCGTGATCGTCGTCAACGAGGGTTTTGACATTGCGGCATTGCCCGCACATCTCGCGCAGCGCCTGCCGGCCTACGCACGGCCCGTCTTCATTCGCGTCTCCAGCGAGATCGATGCGACCGAGACGTTCAAGCAGAAGAAGGGCGATCTGTCGCGGGAGGGCTTCGATCCCGCCGCGATCTCCGATCCGCTGTTCATGGCAGACCCGAAGTCCGGGGCCTATGTGGCGCTCGATACGGAGGCCTATGCGCGAATCGTGGACGGCTCGATCAGGCTGTAAATCGCGCCAAAATCCGCAGATAGGTCCAATTTTATCTGAATTGTCCAAGAAGCCATTTACTTCTGTCGGGTAAACAAGCGGCCATGGGGAGGCGGCCAGCAAGAGCCGCCGCAACGCCAACGATAACAAAGCGAGCCAGCCATGTCGGTAAGGTCTAAGGTCATTGACGCGATCCAGCAGATCGCCAAAGAGCAGCACGTCACGCTTCCCGCGCTCTCGGACGATCTGTCGCTGCACGAGACGGGTTTCGACTCGCTCGCCTTCGCCATCCTGGTCGCGCGCCTCGAGGACGAGACCGGCGTCGACCCCTTCACCATCTCCGAGGACGCAGCGTTTCCCGCCACGGTCGGCGATTTCGTGCGGGCCTACGAAAATGTCCCCGCGTGAGATCTTTGCGCTTCGCGACCATCTCGGCGCGGAGCTGACCGGCCGTACGCTGTCGGACGCGCACACCTGCGTGTCGCTGACCGATATCCTGTCGCAGACGGTCCTGGGCGGCCGCCTGCGCGAATTATCCGGCCGCTCCGTGCTGCTCAAATTGTCCGATCAGCTGCGGTCGGGCCTTGCCATGATCGAGCTCGACGGCATCGCGCGTCGCATGCTTCTGTGCCCGCCCGATCTCAATCCGGCGTATCTCGAGGCGCTGATCGCCGATGCCGGGATCGATGCCGTCGTGACCGACGAATCCGACCGCCGGGCCGGGACTGGCATCCCGCTCATCGTCACTGCGCAATTGCCGCCTGAAGCCACCGCGCCGGTCAAGACCGAACGCGGAACGGAATGGCTGATGCTCACCTCGGGTACCTCGGGCGTGCCGAAGATCGTCGGCCACACGCTGGAGGCGCTGACCGGCGCGATCGTTGCCGAAGGCCCCGCGCGGGGCGCGGCGCCGGTCTGGGCGACCTTCTATGACATTCGCCGCTATGGCGGCCTGCAAATCTTCCTGCGCGCCGTCCTTTCCGGCGGCTCGATGGTGCTGTCCGATCCCCATGAGGCGCTCGGCGATCACGTCGCGCGGCTGAAGGCGCGCGGCGTCTCGCACATCTCCGGCACGCCCTCGCACTGGCGCAAGCTCCTGATGAGCGGTTCGGCCGCGCAATTCGCTCCGGCTTACGTCCGCCTCTCCGGTGAAATCGCCGACCAGGCGGTGCTCGACGGGCTGAAGGCGGCATTCCCCAACTCCTCCGTCGGTCATGCCTATGCCTCGACCGAAGCCGGCGTCGGCTTTGCCGTCAACGACGGCCTGGAAGGCTTTCCGGCCGACTATCTCGGCAATCGCAATGGCGTCGAGATGAAGGTGGTGGACGGCTCGCTCCGTATCCGTTCGACGCGCACCGCGCATGCCTATGTCGGCCGCAATGCCGCCGCGCTCACCGATGACGACGGATTTGTCGACAGCGGCGACATCGTCGAGCTGCGCGGCGAGCGCTATTATTTCGTCGGCCGCCGCGGCGGCATCATCAATATCGGCGGGCTGAAGGTCCACCCCGAAGAGATCGAGGCGGTCATCAACCGCCATCCCGACGTGCGGATGTCGCGGGCCAAATCGCGCAAGAGCCCGATCACCGGCGGCATCGTGGTCTCCGACGTGATCCTCACCGAGGGTACCGATCCCGCGCGCGCGAAAGAGATCCGCGACCAGATCCTGGAGCGGTGCCGCGCGCAGCTCGCGTCCCACAAGGTGCCGGCGGTGATCCGCTTCGTCGAGGCGCTCGACGTCACCCCGGCCGGAAAACTGGCGCGCACCGATGCATAATGTCCTCGTCACCGGCGGCAGCCGCGGCATCGGCCTTGCGATCGGCAAGCGCCTCGCCGGCGCCGGCTACAACGTGGTCGCGGCCGCCCGACGCGAGAGCGAGGAGCTCAAGGCCGCGATTGCGGAGTCCGAAGGGCGCCTTCATTTCCGCGCCTGCGACCTTGCCGTGATCGACGCCATTCCGGCTTTTGCAAAACTCGTGCGCGACGAGTTCGGCCCGACCTACGGCCTCGTCAACAATGCCGGCCTCGGCACCGAAGGCCTGCTCGCCACCATGCATAATTCCGAGATCGAGGCATTGGTGCAGCTCAACGTGCTGTCGCCGATCATCCTCACCAAATATGTGGCACGGCAGATGATGGCCGACGGCGCCGGCCGCATCGTCAACATCTCCTCGATCATCGCGACCACCGGCTACAACGGCCTGTCCGTCTATGGCGCAACCAAGGCGGCCGCCACCGGCTTCACCCGCTCGCTCGCGCGCGAGGTCGGCAAGCTCGGCATCACCGTGAACGCGATCGCGCCGGGTTTCATCGACACCGAGCTCACGCACAACCTGTCCGACGAGGCGCGCAAGCGCATCGCCGGCCGCAGCGCGCTGCGCCGCCTGCCGGAGACGGACGACGTCGCCCGCATGGTGGAGTATCTGCTCGGCGAGGGTGGTCGCAACGTGACAGGTACGGTGTTCACCATCGATGCGGGAAACACGGCATAAGCGGAACTCCGCCGTCACAATTGAATTGATCCGGCACAATGACATGCAGCCGGATTTGGTCGTAAGATGCCCCGCAATCGATTGGGTTACGTCAATCGATCTGCCCTAATCGACAGGGAGCAGTCCATGACCATGCCCAACATGACCGCTTCAAATCAGGGCCGGGCCGAGCAATCCCGCGCGAAGCCGGACGATGCCCGTTGCCCGCCGATGACGCACCAGAATTCCGGCGGTCATGGCCACGAAATGTACCCGCAGCAATTCGTGCGCCTGGTCGGCTGCCACGATGCGTCTCCCGATAGTTTGCGCAAGCGTCAGGACGAGAAGCTGCATTAGCAGCTCAGGTCCGGTCTTTCGGCAGGTCAATTCGTTCGTGTGAAAATTCCGGCGGCCCTTCGGTGAGGCGGCGGATGCGGCGGTCGCGTTCGTCCACGGGCAATGCCGGATCGAGCAGCGTCTCGATCTCGTGGACCGCGATCTCTTCGATCCTGGCGGCGTCCGATGCGATCGGGTGCACCGGGGAGAGGACCGGAGGCGCGACCTTCAGGCCCAGCTCGATCAGCTTGCAGATTGCATCCGAGCGGGTCAGTTGATGGGCTTCAGCCCAGGCATCGACGGCTGCCGTCAGTCTTTCGGGCATCTTCACCGCGCTGATCGGGTCGATGCCCGTGTGCCGGCGGAGCGGAGAGGTGGAATCCTTGCTGCCGAAGTCGGACACCTCGATCATCCCATGCAACCCTTGGAGCTGAAGACGATAGCCGTTCTTCCCGACCGGCCGCTTGATGCCGATCAATGACACGCTGCGGCATTGCAGCGCGGCCTCGTGTTGTTGCTGCCGTATCTTGTTGTCGCCTTATCTTGTTGTCCTGGCCCGTTTCGGCCAAAGATTGAAAGGGGCCGCCGGCCGGCGAACCCGGATCGATCCTGCCACGTATTTGTTTCGCATTCCAACCATCCGGCATTCCCGATGATCTCAGGCGAATCCTTCTATGGCGGCATTCCCGTCTTCCGCGGCTTCACCAGCCTGATGGATCCTGCGCTCTATGCGCCGCTGCCGGACGATTGGAGCATCGGCGTTGCCGATATCGTCGATTCCACCAAGGCGATCGCGGCGCAGCGCTACAAGGCGGTGAACATGGCCGGCGCCGCCGTGATCGCGGCGGTGACGAACGCATTGGGAGGACGCGAATTCCCCTTCGTGTTCGGCGGCGACGGCGCCAGCTTTGCGGTTGCGCCAGGCGATCTCGAATCTGCCCGAGAGGCGCTGGCGGCAACCGCGACCTGGGTGCGGGAGGATCTCGATCTGACGATGAGGGTCGCGCTGGTGCCGGTCGGCGCCATCCGCGCGCAGGGCCTCGACGTGCGCGTCGCGCGGTTCGGTCCGTCGGCCAACCTGTCCTACGCGATGTTCTCGGGCGGCGGGCTCGCC includes:
- a CDS encoding acyl carrier protein, producing the protein MSVRSKVIDAIQQIAKEQHVTLPALSDDLSLHETGFDSLAFAILVARLEDETGVDPFTISEDAAFPATVGDFVRAYENVPA
- a CDS encoding class I adenylate-forming enzyme family protein, whose translation is MSPREIFALRDHLGAELTGRTLSDAHTCVSLTDILSQTVLGGRLRELSGRSVLLKLSDQLRSGLAMIELDGIARRMLLCPPDLNPAYLEALIADAGIDAVVTDESDRRAGTGIPLIVTAQLPPEATAPVKTERGTEWLMLTSGTSGVPKIVGHTLEALTGAIVAEGPARGAAPVWATFYDIRRYGGLQIFLRAVLSGGSMVLSDPHEALGDHVARLKARGVSHISGTPSHWRKLLMSGSAAQFAPAYVRLSGEIADQAVLDGLKAAFPNSSVGHAYASTEAGVGFAVNDGLEGFPADYLGNRNGVEMKVVDGSLRIRSTRTAHAYVGRNAAALTDDDGFVDSGDIVELRGERYYFVGRRGGIINIGGLKVHPEEIEAVINRHPDVRMSRAKSRKSPITGGIVVSDVILTEGTDPARAKEIRDQILERCRAQLASHKVPAVIRFVEALDVTPAGKLARTDA
- a CDS encoding SDR family NAD(P)-dependent oxidoreductase yields the protein MHNVLVTGGSRGIGLAIGKRLAGAGYNVVAAARRESEELKAAIAESEGRLHFRACDLAVIDAIPAFAKLVRDEFGPTYGLVNNAGLGTEGLLATMHNSEIEALVQLNVLSPIILTKYVARQMMADGAGRIVNISSIIATTGYNGLSVYGATKAAATGFTRSLAREVGKLGITVNAIAPGFIDTELTHNLSDEARKRIAGRSALRRLPETDDVARMVEYLLGEGGRNVTGTVFTIDAGNTA